Proteins from a genomic interval of Deltaproteobacteria bacterium HGW-Deltaproteobacteria-6:
- a CDS encoding nucleotidyltransferase family protein, whose amino-acid sequence MSEEKFAALILAAGRSTRMGAFKPLMPLGGQTVLERLITLYRSAGISDMLVVLGHQAADVRPVLEKQGIPWTINEQYDQGMFSSIQTGVKSLNPDCQAFFLHPADIPLVRPETISRLIAVQMEKKASICYPCYEGRRGHPPLVSTALIPAVLTFNEPGGMRALLSCYNGEALNINCHDPGILMDIDTPEHYEEAINHLAVSSGE is encoded by the coding sequence ATGTCTGAAGAAAAATTCGCCGCACTGATCCTTGCCGCCGGACGCTCCACCCGCATGGGCGCTTTCAAGCCGCTGATGCCTCTGGGCGGTCAAACCGTTCTGGAGAGACTCATCACCCTGTACCGCTCAGCGGGAATATCCGATATGCTCGTCGTGCTGGGGCATCAGGCCGCCGATGTCCGGCCCGTCCTGGAAAAGCAGGGTATCCCCTGGACCATCAATGAACAGTATGATCAGGGCATGTTCTCCTCCATTCAAACCGGTGTAAAAAGTCTGAATCCGGACTGCCAAGCTTTTTTTCTCCACCCTGCGGACATCCCGCTGGTCCGGCCCGAAACGATCAGCCGCCTGATCGCCGTTCAAATGGAAAAGAAGGCGAGCATCTGTTATCCCTGTTATGAGGGCAGACGGGGACATCCGCCTCTCGTATCGACGGCGCTGATCCCGGCTGTTCTGACTTTCAATGAACCCGGGGGAATGCGGGCGCTCCTGTCTTGCTACAATGGCGAAGCTCTGAATATCAATTGCCACGATCCCGGTATATTGATGGATATCGACACCCCGGAACATTATGAAGAGGCAATCAACCATCTCGCAGTAAGCAGCGGTGAATGA
- the hisC gene encoding histidinol-phosphate transaminase — MIMKTNLDILVPAYVREFEPYIPSKPDCELKKLYGCPSLYRLNNNENPLGPPPGAQEIIRRFSPPRGAVYPSGDSYYLRQEIGSINGIDPDQVVVGNGANEVIAFVVKAFCQQGDNIITTDKTFAVYEWVATFSGIRAKLIPLKNERFDEQGMLQSIDENTKVIFICNPNNPSGTYWSKDTLIAFLDALDGKQMVVVDEAYFEFVENEDYPDGISLIKDYPNLIVFRTFSKMYGIAGLRIGYLAADPAAADMIRRTCVVYSVNSIAQEAALACLRDDTGHIAKTRALVCESRAFLREELARLNLPVIAGEGNYLIVKLPGSDTLAYRKLMREGIMIRPMTGFRYPNHIRVTLSKMEAMEAFVAALKKTLES, encoded by the coding sequence ATGATAATGAAAACAAATCTTGATATCCTCGTCCCTGCCTATGTCAGGGAATTTGAGCCTTATATTCCCAGCAAGCCGGACTGCGAGCTGAAAAAGCTATATGGCTGCCCGAGCCTGTACCGGCTCAACAATAACGAAAATCCCCTGGGACCTCCGCCCGGCGCGCAGGAGATCATCCGGCGTTTTTCCCCGCCCCGGGGTGCCGTGTATCCCAGCGGCGATTCCTACTATCTGCGTCAGGAAATCGGCAGCATTAACGGCATCGACCCGGATCAGGTGGTGGTGGGCAACGGCGCCAATGAGGTCATCGCCTTTGTGGTAAAGGCCTTCTGCCAGCAGGGGGACAATATCATCACGACGGACAAAACCTTTGCCGTTTACGAGTGGGTGGCGACGTTTTCCGGAATCAGGGCAAAGCTTATCCCCCTGAAAAACGAACGGTTTGACGAACAGGGCATGCTCCAAAGCATTGACGAAAACACCAAAGTGATTTTTATCTGCAATCCGAATAATCCCTCGGGAACTTACTGGTCCAAAGACACCCTGATTGCATTTCTCGACGCTCTGGACGGTAAACAGATGGTAGTCGTTGACGAAGCTTACTTCGAGTTTGTGGAAAACGAGGATTATCCCGACGGCATCTCGCTCATCAAAGATTACCCCAACCTCATTGTGTTTCGGACTTTTTCCAAAATGTACGGCATCGCGGGACTGCGCATCGGCTACCTGGCCGCGGACCCTGCCGCAGCCGATATGATCCGCCGGACCTGTGTGGTCTATTCCGTAAACAGCATCGCCCAGGAGGCAGCCCTGGCCTGCCTGCGCGACGATACGGGCCATATCGCAAAGACGCGCGCGCTGGTTTGCGAAAGCCGTGCTTTTTTGCGCGAAGAACTGGCCAGGCTGAATTTGCCGGTCATCGCGGGCGAGGGCAATTATCTGATTGTGAAACTGCCGGGAAGCGACACGCTGGCTTACCGGAAACTCATGCGTGAAGGAATTATGATCCGTCCCATGACGGGCTTCCGCTATCCAAACCATATCCGGGTCACCCTCTCGAAGATGGAGGCGATGGAGGCCTTTGTCGCGGCGCTGAAAAAGACGCTGGAATCATAG
- a CDS encoding zinc/iron-chelating domain-containing protein: MEKPLSCLQCGKCCFVDFTAYAQQEDYDRWRAEKRHDILDMIEHRHLTWAGDRLISADTGETPRECPFLYNSENKWLCSIYGTRPAVCREYCPGSSELCPQFMIKRRVGT; this comes from the coding sequence ATGGAAAAGCCGCTTTCCTGCCTGCAGTGCGGCAAATGTTGTTTTGTTGATTTTACGGCTTATGCGCAGCAAGAGGATTATGACCGGTGGCGCGCCGAAAAGAGGCACGACATTCTGGATATGATCGAACACCGCCATCTCACCTGGGCCGGAGACCGGTTGATCTCCGCCGATACCGGCGAGACACCCCGGGAATGTCCTTTCCTGTATAATTCGGAAAACAAGTGGCTTTGCTCCATTTACGGAACAAGGCCCGCAGTGTGCCGGGAGTATTGTCCTGGATCATCTGAGCTTTGCCCCCAGTTTATGATTAAACGGCGCGTTGGAACATAG